Below is a genomic region from Bartonella harrusi.
GTAGAAAACAACGCTTTGTTGGTCGTCTTTGCCGCAAGATCTGTCAATTGCAAAGGGTAAACCGCTTTCATGCTTCATGTTAAAACCTCAATAAAATCTTGAATTGCTCGCGAACATCACCACGCAAAGGAATATTGATGGGCGTTTTGATGATCTCCACCCCGCCAATCAGTTCATTGCACGCACACCAAAGTTTACCCAAAGGGATATGTTGTTTAGGGGTCGCATGCACGAGAACAGCAATAGAGGCGGCTTTTCTGCCGTCAACATTTTGAAAATCCGTGCGTGCTGCAATAAGAAGGGCTGTGCCCATCGAGGAGGGTTGATAACGATCGCCCAAATGGTGATAAACACCCGCCAAATTCTGTTCTACTGGTTTGACAATGTTGCATCTGCGAGTGCCAATGACATCATCCTCACAGTCTCTTAACACGAGATAAAGGGTGCGGTTATAAAACCACTCTGCCATCAGTATATCGCGTTGATGTTTTTTAACAGAACACCAGGGAAAATTTGCCATATCCCATGGATAATCAATTTGGTCGAAGCTTAATTCCCCATCCCCGTCATCCATCCAATTGCCAATCAGTGTGCCTTCTTGTTTGGTAAGCCTGTGCATAATTTCTGTTGTGCGCCCAAAGGAAAACAGTGTGTCCCCCGCTGTTAAGCGTACACCGCTCTCATAGTCCAGCAGACTGTCATCAAGGCGTGACATATTGCCTTCCAGTGCTTGCACGTCATAACCATTGACACCACGGCGAAAATCAGAGCGTAAGCTTTTGGAAAGCTCTGTGATGGCTTCAATGGCTTCAAGAGCACTTTGTTCAGGCAATTGATCAAAGTAAAGTTGGAAGGAATTCCACCATAAACGCCCCGACCATGCTGGTGTAAAGCGTGCTGAAATCTGAAGCCATGCAAGCCCTCTCTCAATAGCCGCTAAAGAACCGCGAATATTTTGCCATTGGAGCCCTTGGTCAATCAAATCATAGAGGTTTGGAACATAAGGTGTAAGCTCTCCAAGCCCATATTCTTCAATCAACCATGGCAAGAAGCGAGGAGGGCGGGTGATAAGCTTAGAGCGTGAAATCCCCAAAACAGCACCATCAACATCTTGATGAAAGTCGCAAACATCGGCAAGGCGCCTTTCAAATTCTGTTGCATTGTTTGGGAGGAGGGCGCCAATCATTAGCGTGCCCGTCCTTTGAAGTTTAAGGTGACCTTGCCAATCGCTAAAACTTCTTCATCACCGACGGTTCTGTCTTGTGTTGGTGTAATGGCAATCACTTTCTGGACACCCGCAATCATCAGTTTAGAAACCCACCATGAGAGGCTTAATTCACGACCAATGGCTTGTTCTTTTCGCCATGCTGCTCTTAAATTTGCTTCCATTGTCATGAGAATTTTCAAGGATGTTTCGGGTAACAGCCAAACATCGGCTTGCAAATCCACCACTTTTTTGACAGCAGCGTGCACAATGATTGTATCATTGGTCATGATGATATTTTTTCTGTGAAGGGCTTGTGAGACTGTTTGTATGAGATCTTCAGATGCCGTTCCTTCTTCATTATTGCCAAAAAGCGCAACATAGATGGTTGGATCTTTGCCTTTACGGTAAATAATGGCATCTTTAACACGGCTATCAGTTTGTAATAGGGTTCTGTTCCGCTTCCCTTGCCACCACGGGCATGAAGCCTTATGCGTTCGCGATATCTCTCGTCACTTTCACCCTCCATGCGGGCAATTCCATGCCAGTTTCCCAAAGCGTCAAGAGATTCACCGGTTGCAAAATCAAGAATATTGTTGCGCGCGGCTTCGTTAATACGTTGCCTTAAAAGCAGTTCTCGATAGCTAAAGGCTTCAATAACTTTTACGGCTGGATCACTTTCAAGAACACTATATCCGGGCAATAGTTCTTTTAAGTGGTCGAGAGCTGCTGCGCGTATTTCTTCAAAGGAAATTTCTGTAATGATTTCTGGTTTTGCAAGTGCTCCATTCATTTTATCAGCAATCCTTCCATGGTGATGGGCTTGCCTGAAGGCAAATAAAGACCTTCAAAGGACAAGGAAACTTGCCCATTCTCATTCCATTTACAATCAATCTTGTTCAGTTTAAAACGTGGTTCCCACTTGTCTAAAGCCTCGGCAATAGCGGCATAAAGGCGAACAGCAAAGGCGTCATTGACCGGTGCATCAATAATATCCGCAACGTGTGAACCATAATCACGACGCATTACACGCGTGCCAATGCGTGTTGATAAAATATCAAGGATGGATTGGCGCAAATGTTCAATGCCGGTCAAGGATTTTCCTGTGCTACGGTCCATTCCTATGTTCAATTGGGACCTCCTGTCATGGAGCCACCGGGAACAACACCACCGTGAACATGGGTTGCTCCTACATTGGTGCCGTTATGGATCAAACCACTTGAGTTCATGGCAACATTGTGAGCAGAATGAAGAGAGAGACTCTCATCCGAATGAAGTGAAACACCACCACCAGCCTGTAAAGAAATATTGCCCTTTGCATTGAAAGTGATATCGCT
It encodes:
- a CDS encoding phage tail protein; this encodes MIGALLPNNATEFERRLADVCDFHQDVDGAVLGISRSKLITRPPRFLPWLIEEYGLGELTPYVPNLYDLIDQGLQWQNIRGSLAAIERGLAWLQISARFTPAWSGRLWWNSFQLYFDQLPEQSALEAIEAITELSKSLRSDFRRGVNGYDVQALEGNMSRLDDSLLDYESGVRLTAGDTLFSFGRTTEIMHRLTKQEGTLIGNWMDDGDGELSFDQIDYPWDMANFPWCSVKKHQRDILMAEWFYNRTLYLVLRDCEDDVIGTRRCNIVKPVEQNLAGVYHHLGDRYQPSSMGTALLIAARTDFQNVDGRKAASIAVLVHATPKQHIPLGKLWCACNELIGGVEIIKTPINIPLRGDVREQFKILLRF
- a CDS encoding GPW/gp25 family protein, whose translation is MNIGMDRSTGKSLTGIEHLRQSILDILSTRIGTRVMRRDYGSHVADIIDAPVNDAFAVRLYAAIAEALDKWEPRFKLNKIDCKWNENGQVSLSFEGLYLPSGKPITMEGLLIK